The nucleotide sequence TTtgaatgcttttttaaaataaaattttcatttGGAGATAAATTGTAGTCCTGAAGCCCGTTGACTCCTACATCAGGATCATTGGCTGTTGGCAAAACAAAACGTGCTCCCGGTGCTGCTGATTCTCCAATCGTCAATTGCATGTCGTGCTGATGAAAAGAAGGTGAATTATCATTAATATCTAATACTTCGACTGTAACGTGGTGTAGTTCCATAGGGTTTtctaaaatcaaatcaaagctgAAGCTACACGGCGTTACGTCCTTACAAAGCTGCTCTCGGTCTATTCTCTCATTGACAACCAAAGTCCCTTTGTCTGTCTTCAGCTCGGTGTACTGGATGCTTTCTCCGGTGACGATACGGGCCCGACCAAAACGGAGCCTCTGCATATCAATTCCAAGGTCCAATGGGACATTACCAATGAGGGATCCCTTCTTCATTTCTTCTGGGATTGAATAACGTATTTGACCACTGGCAATATgattgagaaaaacaagaaacagaagGCTTTTGGGCGTCAGTCTGTAGCACAAACGCCATCTTAGAGGCCGGTGGACATATTTTCCGAAGTCCATGCTATCCAATAAATGATATGAGATTATACTATCGAAACACTTATTTTAGAAAACCCAAGGATTAACAATAACTTAATCCAGGCGTAGTTTATAATAGAAACATTTGTATTTCCAGGTTCCTTTCTCTCGTAgtgaaaaatatcaaatcaaacCCAGTCTATGTGCGCCCACCTCAACGTCGTTTACTGTCTAAAGCATATCCACTCTCAACAGAGCAGAATGGAGAAAGGCACCTCCTAAAACActgttcagatttttttttgtgttgaccAACAGCGTCCCTTAGAGTCCAGTCAATGAATATCAACATAAGGAAGGAAAGTAATttcaaattgcattttcataGTAACTGCACACCGACTATTCCCCTTACAGAGACTAGTAATACCATCATAGCCCTCGAAAttgaaacaaatacataaatcagCATATGTCAAATTCAATAATATACCGGGGCCCTAATCATTTATTATGCCATACAATACAGTGTATCTTAGGGctgcaaacaacagaaaacGATAATTTTGTTGATCACAACGCACTaaagcacagaaacacagaaaacataataTAACATCTCCAGCAGAGTATCAGCTTGCCCTACGACACTGTGCAACACAGTCCGATTGAAGTCCAACTGATACTTGCAACTTAAGATTTCCacaaaagatataaaaaaataataccaAGGATTTCATTATACAATCGCATTAATAATCCCTCTAATAAAACAACTCAATCACTTGAAGGGGCAGCTGTCTCCTGTAATTTAAGGTAATATGTAGGCTAACTGTTCTGTATTAGGATTTAGGTTAAATAGTGATAAGCAGAGCAAATGTATGAACTAGTTTGGACTTCATATAGTACACCAAAGGATTAGGATGTGGAAGTCGGGATGTGGGCTTATTAGCGTTGCCATCAACATCAAGCGTGAGAGGTTCCGCTTTTATCTCACGCTAAAAAAATAAGCGCTAACATATTTATCATTTAAGCGTGACTAAAATCTTTCCCCAGCATTTACCAAATGCTGTTGGTTGCTTAACTTGAGCACCACTTTTACCGTTCTTTGAATCCCACGTGCGGAAATTGTATGAACGAAAATGGAAGAGTTGGTAGTGCAACATCAATAGCATATTTTGgaaatgcaaaaagaaaagcatATTAACATTATTCGACATAGGATAATGGACGTGGTGGTCTCACTGGACAGGTGGCCCTATTACATAGGAGTTGAAAGCCATGTGATTTCCACTGCTACATCTACAAGAGTTTTGCAAAAGCATAATTGTCACTAAGTGATCCAAACTAACTGGGATCCATGGTGCTGAGAGTGACGGTGTAGTGTTCATCTGCTCTCTATCAATGCAAATacaaaagataaagagagacacATTAAGGAAAAGAGGCAAACGCTACATTATTTAACTGACCTCTAGAGGAGAGTCTGGCTCATCCAGGATGCTCTTTTCACTCTGTATCCGCTGCATCGTCCCTGTAGAACTGGGGTCCATTATCAGCACGTTCTGACTACCAGCTCTGCCGAACTTACTGTCACTCTTTCTGGAGTCAGTCGTCCTGCACACCTCGTAATTGTACACGTGTTGGAGAGTCCCTGTCCCCAAAGTGTCCGAGTAACGTGGTGGATAATACGGAATCACAGGGAGGCTGGAGTGATACAGGATGCGAGACTGTCTCCATCTGTAGATTTTCACTGATATAATAACCACTAAACacgtgatgaagaggaaggaaactaCAGCCAGAGCCAACACTAAGTAAAAAGTCAGGTTGTCGTTGTACTCCTTGTCGtgtgtaaagtcagtgaactccGACAGCACTTCAGGGAAGCTGTCCGCCACCGCCACGTTAACAATGACTGTAGCTGAACGAGAGGGCTGCCCGTTGTCCTCCACTATAAcagtcagtctttgtttcacagCATCTTTATCAGTGACTTGGCGGACAGTTCTTATTTCTCCATTCTGTAAGCCCACTTCAAACAGCGCCCTGTCTGCGGCTTTCTGCAGTTTATAGGAGAGCCAGGCATTCTGTCCAGAGTCCACATCAACAGCCACCACTTTAGTGACCAGATAGCCCACATCTGCTGAACGAGGCACCATTTCAGCCACCAGAGAGCCACCAGTCTGGACTGGGTACAGAACCTGAGGCGGGTTGTCGTTCTGGTCCTGgatcattattttcacagtcaCATTGCTGCTGAGTGGAGGGGAGCCTCCATCCTGCGCTTTTACTACTAGATGAAGCTGTTTGATTTGCTCATAATCAAAGGAACGAACCGCACTAAGAACTCCAGTTTCGGAGTTTAAAGACACATGAGTAGAAACTGGACTACCACTGACTTGTGTGTCTTCTAAAATATAAGAGATTCTCGCATTTTGATTCCAATCAGAGTCTCGCGTGCTGACAGCAAATACGGAAATTCCAGGGGAATTATTCTCTGTGATGTAAGCAGAATAGCTGTTTTTATCAAATAATGGTGCGTTGTCGTTTACGTCAGAGATTTTAAGGTGTAATTTTGTTGAGCTGGAAAGGGGGGGGGACCCCAAATCAGTGGCTGTTATTGTTATGTTGTAATCTGAGATGGATTCTCTATCAAAATGTTGATCTGAGACCAAATTGTAATAGTTTGTTAGAGATGACTCgatcttaaaaggaagtttgcCATTTATAGAACACTTTATTTGCCCATTTTTCTCAGAATCTGCATCTTTTGCGTTCAAAATAGCAATTGTTGTTCCAGGACGAGCATCCTCAGATACAGGGCTAGAAAATGacataatatttataattgGGGCATTGTCATTGacatcaaaaacatcaaatataacTTTACTTGTCCCTGTTAGGCCACCCTGATCCTTTGCATCTACCCTTACTTcgtattttctgtctttttcataATCTATCTGACCAGCCACAGAAATTGTACCAGTGTTTTCATCAATTCTGAATATATCTGCTGCACTTCCTTTCATTTTAGACAGACTGTAAGAAATGAGGCCATTTGAACCACTGTCGGCGTCTGTGGCATTCACTGTAATAATGCTTGTGCCTTTCATCGTGTTTTCCATCACAGATGCTTTATACACGGATTGGTTAAATACGGGAGCATTGTCGTTGGCATCTAACACAGTGACGTCTATATTTACTGTACCAGATCTCTGTGGTGTTCCTCCGTCAACTGCGATTAATTTCAAAGACAAATGTGGACGTTGTTCTCTGTCTAAAGGCTTCTGGAGCACAATTTCACAATATTTACTTCCGTCTGGATTTGCATGTTGCTTCAATATAAAATTGTCGTTTGGtgataaaacataattttgcaACGCGTTTTGCCCCACATCTAGATCCTCTGCACTCTGCAGTGGAAACTGTCCTCCAACCACAGCGGATTCACTTATTTCAAAACTGATAGGCTTATCTTTATTTGGGAAGACGGGAGCGTGATCATTTATATCCAAAACCTCAACAGTTATTCTGTGCAATTCCATGGGATTTTCTAAAATCACCTCAAAGCTGAAGCTACATGGTGTTATTTCCTCACAAAGCTGCTCTCGGTCTATTCTCTCATTCACGACTAGAATCCCTTTGTCTGTCTTCAGCTCGGCGTAGTGAATGTTTTCTCCGGTCACGATACGGGCCCGCCCAGAACGCAGCCTTTTCAGATCCAAACCAAGATCTTGCGCTACGTTACCAATAACAGAGCCTTTCTTCATCTCCTCTGGTATAGAATAACGAATCTGACCACCTACCATGTTAACCACATGAAGCAGCAACATAAGCAGTCCTATTTGCCGTCGCAGTCCATAAAACAATCGCCATCTTAAAGATATGTAGGTGAGAGATCTTCGAGTTGCCATCATGGCAACAAAGAATCAAAAAAGGTTATCTATATCCAATTGATATCTGGTTGTGAAATCCGTTTCTGGTTACATCTGAAACACGTCTTCAACCTTTACACGCAAGTCTGTGAGACCATGTTCTCTCTTACGTGTCTTAAACCTCGACCAAAGACAGAAAGCCTTCTTCACTGTGTAATCAGTCGGGGGATAAACTGAATGACgacacaacacagaaaatatttttactgaCCAACAGCGTCCCTTAGATTCTAAAACATGAACATCAGATGAGGGCAGGACCACGCTCTAAAATAGTCTTAAAGAATTAACACGCCTCTATGTATTGTAGAAATCACGTTAAGGGTTCATTTTCTCGACAATATTTGTAAATTAAAGCACATTTCAACACAGCACATTGTAGTATAACTAATCCActaagaaaaagtaaataattaagCTTAAAACGACCTGGACATAgtcaaagaaaagagaaagtgaaatcTTACTTCTAAACAATATGTTTACAATGCAGCCGGTCCAACTGAATGATTTAAACAGCCGGGTTTAAACGAAGTAAAACATCCACATGAGCAATAAATAATTATCGCtatgaaaatgtttcattatgGAACGCACTATTGCGTTCCAACATCAATGTACTAGAGTACAAGCTGTGTGCTATGTACTGTTAACATGGAACATTTCTATGTCAGTATGTATGTTCAATAGTAGAGTGTATTGTAGAATGTATTACCAGAGCGGGAAGTGTAGTGTGACTTTCGTATACTGCAGCGACAGATTTGGAGATGGAAATGGGGTGATGAATGGGTCTATATGTTGCCTTTAACATCGGGCGTCACGGGTTCATGTTCTGTCTTTTGGGATTACTCGGTGCCAATATTGGTATTAATCAATGGTGACAACAAACTTTACCCAACATTTACGTAGTACTTTTATGTGCTCAACCTAAACAATACTCTCATCATCCTTTAAATGCCCGGATATTTCATTAAcgaaatgaaaaaagaaaaaaaaagttagcaaATATGAACATTATTTATCCATTATTAAAATTGatacaaactgacatttttcgTAGGAGATACGGTTTGCCAGCTATATGCTTTCCACTGCTGAACCTGCGAAGAGTTTGGCAGGAGCAGAATTCCTATCAATTGATGCAAACCGACTGAGatgctgtccatggtgctgaaagaGACGGTATAGCGTGCAACAGTTCTTATCAACACAACTACAAAAGACAGAGAACAAAGACGAAGTTAAATCGTTTAACCAACCTCTAGAGGAGAGTCTGGCTCATCCAGGATGCTCTTTTCACTCTGTATCCGCTGCATCGTCCCCGTAGAACTGGGGTCCATTATCAGCACGTTCTGACTACCAGCTCTGCCGAACTTACTGTCACTCTTTCTGGAGTCAGTCGTCCTGCACACCTCGTAATTGTACACGTGTTGGAGAGTCCCTGTCCCCAAAGTGTCCGAGTAACGTGGTGGATAATACGGAATCACAGGGAGACTGGAGTGATACAGGATGCGAGACTGTCTCCATCTGTAGATTTTCACTGATATAATAACCACTAAACacgtgatgaagaggaaggaaactaCAGCCAGAGCCAACACTAAGTAAAAAGTCAGGTTGTCGTTGTACTCCTTGTTGtgtgtaaagtcagtgaactccGACAGCACTTCAGGAAGCTGTCCGCCACCGCCACGTTAACAATGACTGTAGCTGAACGAGAGGGCTGCCCGTTGTCCTCCACTATAAcagtcagtctttgtttcacagCATCTTTATCAGTGACTTGGCGGACAGTTCTTATTTCTCCATTCTGTGAGCCCACTTCAAACAGCGCCCTGTCTGCGGCTTTCTGCAGTTTATAGGAGAGCCAGGCATTCTGTCCAGAGTCCACATCAACAGCCACCACTTTAGTGACCAGATAGCCCACATCTGCTGAACGAGGCACCATTTCAGCCACCAGAGAGCCACCAGTCTGGACTGGGTACAGAACCTGAGGCGGGTTGTCGTTCTGGTCCTGgatcattattttcacagtcaCATTGCTGCTGAGTGGAGGGGAGCCTCCATCCTGCGCTTTGACGATGAAAACCAGCTGCTTGATTTGCTCATAATCAAATGAACGCACTGCGTGTATCACTCCGCTTTCTGCATTTATAGAAACATATTCAGAAACTGGAGATCCGCCGATCTCATACTCTTCTAAAATATAGGAAACACGGGCGTTCTGGTTTTCATCAGGGTCTTTAGCATTAACGCTTAGTACAGATACACCTGGAGAGTTATTCTCTGCGATGAAGGCAATGTAAACGCCTCGTTGAAATACTGGGGCATTATCATTGACATCAGAGACCTTTAGATAAAACGTTCTTTTAGTTGAGAGGGGAGGCGATCCTGCGTCTGAGGCAAAAACAGTGATGTTATATTCTGACAGATTTTCACGATCTAATGCAGCATCAGTCATCAATGCATAATAATTTCTCACATTggatttaatttcaaaatgaacaTTGCCTTCGATCGTGCACCTTACTTGTCCGTTTTCACCAGAATCAAGATCTTTAACATTAATTATGCCAATGGTGGTACCAGAAGGGGAGTCTTCTGACACAGGACTCGTGAATGACATAACGTTAATGACCGGAGCATTATCATTTACATCGACAACCTCAATTTCAACTTTGCTAGAATCTGTCAGTCCGCCTTGATCTTTAGCTTCAACCCTGAACtcaatttttttgtctttttcaaaatCTATTTCCTTTGCCGCATATATTCTTCCAGTAGCCTCATCTATATCGAACAAATCAGCTATCCCtgcttttaattttgaaaaagaaTACGTTACTTGTCCGTTTGAACCGCTATCTATGTCGCTTGCATTCACAGTAACAATGTGAGTGCCTTTTGGTGCATTTTCAATCACCGTGGCCTTATACACAGACTGATTAAACACGGGAGCATTATCATTGGCATCTAGAATATTGATATCTATATTTACTGTACCCGATCTCTGTGGATTTCCGCCGTCCACAGCCAACACTTTTAAAGACAGGCGTGGCTGTTCTTCTCTGTCTAAGGGTTTCTGAAGCACCATTTCGGCATATTTACTGCCGTCCGGATTAACATGTTGTTTCAAAGCAAAATTGTCGTTCGGAGTTAAAATGTAGTTCTGCAGACCGTTTTCCCCAACATCAGTATCGTCCGCACTCTCTAAAACAAAACGGGAACCAAGCGCAGCTGATTCGCTTATTTCAAATTCCAAGTGACTGTTTTGGAAAGTGGGAGTGTTGTCGTTTACGTCCAGTACTTCTATGGTCACAGGGTGCAACTCCATTGGTTTTTCCAATAAAATCTCAAAGGTAAAGCTACAAGGCGTCACGTCTCCACAAAGCTGCTCTCGGTCGATTCTCTCATTCACAACTAGAATCCCTTTGTCTGTCTTCAGCTCGGTGTACTGGATGTTTTCTCCTGTCACGATACGGGCCCGGCCAGAGCGGAGCCTTTTCAGATCCAAACCAAGGTCTTGTGCGACGTTACCAACAAGGGACcctttcttcatctcctccGGGATCGAATACCTGATCTGTGCCTCGGCTTGATTAAGAATAATaaggtgaaaaataaacaagtacTCTGCCCCTCGCAATCGTCCAAATAATCGCCATCTTACACCTCTGTCTCGAAGCTGTTCTTTAAATGCcatgtgaaaacagtgtcttCAAGCAAACCAAACAATGGAATGAAGATTTCAACTCACTGAGGAAAAAACGCATACAATCCAGGTTAATTTAGATTAGCGATAGAAGTGTAAATCAACTGTGTATCCGATGAGCCACAGCTCGTATGAAACACAAATCATGTCCTCTTGTAAATCGCAGTGACAAGGGAGGGAACAGCACTGCCTCACAATACACCGTAGAATTGATTTACCAGGCAACAGCGTCACTTAGAGGCTAAAAAGGCTCTCTTTCATTGCCAGGAAACATCTACCTAATATTTAGAATTCAAAGCTCTCTTTTCTGTAATACACCTTTGcctggtgagagagagagagagacagagacagatggagagagagagagagatggagagagagaaggagagagagagagacagatggagagagagagagagagagagaaagaaagagagagagaataaggaATGGACATGCGTGATCACTAGATTGTGGTGTTGGTAATTAAGGTGattttaatactgtatatttcatggTAAAGTCAGACTTCGAAATTAGCGTGATATGTCCCTAAACGTGCATTTGTcgcaataaaaaaataaacaaaaccaaaacctaTAGTgtattggaaaaaaataattaaatgaagaTAAAGACAGTTTGCTGACTAAATACCAGTTAGCAAGGAAGCGGtactaaaaatataatttaccAACGTCTAATATGTTCTGAAATGATTCACAGTCActaaatactactactactggcttaataattatgatgatgatgatgatgattattattattattattattatcattagtcACCGAATTGTGAAATTAAATTCAACCAGGGTCTCTTCATGGTCAACCCAACTCACCAACCTTAAATAACAACAGTATCAAAGCAGAACCATGGACAGCGAAAGAGCTACAATATACTGTCTGTAAACAAAGAGCTACAATTaataacataaatacaaaaatatgaacGTGACCTTATATCAACATGTTATTATGCTCACAGATGTAAGAGCTGATATGATTTGCATGAAGTCACACAGGCCAACTTACCAGAGAAGACATGTGAGGTGCTGCTGATAACCGGTCTCCATTCTGCAGAGTTTCACTGTCAGCGTCACCCACACAAACCAAACTTTGACTCATTGGTTGCACATACTTGATGTCACTCTTTCTGGAGTCAGTCGTCCTGCACACCTCGTAATTGTACACGTGTTGGAGAGTCCCTGTCCCCAAAGTGTCCGAGTAACGTGGTGGATAATACGGAATCACAGGAGGCTGGAGTGATACAGGATGCGAGACTGTCTCCATCTGTAGATTTTCACTGATATAATAACCACTAAACacgtgatgaagaggaaggaaactaCAGCCAGAGCCAACACTAAGTAAAAAGTCAGGTTGTCGTTGTACTCCTTGTCGtgtgtaaagtcagtgaactccGACAGCACTTCAGGAAGCTGTCCGCCACCGCCACGTTAACAATGACTGTAGCTGAACGAGAGGGCTGCCCGTTGTCCTCCACTATAAcagtcagtctttgtttcacagCATCTTTATCAGTGACTTGGCGGACAGTTCTTATTTCTCCATTCTGTAAGCCCACTTCAAACAGCGCCCTGTCTGCGGCTTTCTGCAGTTTATAGGAGAGCCAGGCATTCTGTCCAGAGTCCACATCAACAGCCACCACTTTAGTGACCAGATAGCCCACATCTGCTGAACGAGGCACCATTTCAGCCACCAGAGAGCCACCAGTCTGGACTGGGTACAGAACCTGAGGCGGGTTGTCGTTCTGGTCCTGGACACGCACAACAACTGTCGTGTTAGTACTTAGAGGTGGTGAGCCTCCATCCTGCGCTTTAACTCGTATTTTGTACTCTTTGACTTGTTCATAGTCAAGTGAACGCAAAGACTGAATGACTCCACTCTGCGTATTAATGGAGAAATATGCGGAGACCGGATTTCCATTAACCTCACTGTCAATAAGAAAATATGATATGCGTGCATTCTGACCCTGATCTGGATCAGTAGCGTGGATTTGCAAAAGAGTGACACTAGGAGAATTGTTCTCCATTACCTGAGTGCTGTAAACACTTTGGCTGAAAGCTGGTGCGTTGTCATTTATATCAGTAACGTCTAAAACGACAGTTTTTCTGCTTGATAAGGGAGGCAAGCCCTCATCtgtggcagtgagagtaatgtTGTACTTGAAACACTTTTCTCGGTCGAGCCTTTGCTCCGTGACCAATGTGTAATAGTTTCTGAGAGACGATTTAATTTTGAACGGGAGATTTTCATCTATATTTAAATTAACTTGTCCATTTTTACCTGAATCTTTATCTTGGACACTAATCAATGCCACAACTGTGCCAGGCGTAGAATCCTCTGAAATCTTACCCGAATATGAAGCCATTGTGATTATTGGACTGTTATCATTCACATCTGCTATCTCAATTATCAATTTGCTGGCGCCCACTACACCCCACGGATCTTTTGCTTGAAGGTTAATTTCGTAATTTGGAGAAACCTCGTAATCGATGTCACCGGTGAGTTTAACCTCCCCTGTGTAAGAATTTATTTCGAAAGGACAGGAGGAATCCTCCTCTAAGTGGGTGAAAGAATATGTAACGTTACCATTGTAACCCTGGTCCGCATCTAAGGCACTGACTCTAGCAATAACTGTGCCTCGCAAAACATTTTCCAAGACAGATGCTTTGTATACTGACTGCGTAAAAACAGGTGCGTTGTCGTTTGCGTCCAGAACAGATACATGTATCCTTACTGTTCCAGACCTCTGCGGTTCCCCACCGTCCACAGCCGTTAATATGAGCGTGTGCTCGCTCTGCTTCTCGCGGTCCAAACCACTCTGAAGCATCATTTCAGCATATTTACTCCCATCTGCTCGAGTGTGTTGTTTGAGAACAAAATGATGATTTgcctttaaagagtaactttgCAGTGAGTTTATTCCTACGTCAGGATCAGCTGCgctatcaagcaaaaatacagtCCCTGTGGGCGTCGATTCGCTTATTTccaaattaatttcttttttgggAAAAGCAGGAGCATGATCGTTTACATCTTGTATTTCGATGGTAATGGAAAACAATTCAAGTGGATCTTCGAGGACAATTTCTAGACTAAAGCTACACGGTGATTTCTTGGCGCATAATTTTTCTCTGTCAATTCTTTCATTGACAACGATATGCCCTTTGTTCTGATTCAGAGCGACATATTGGTTATCACCATCTATAACAAGTCGAGCCCGACCAGAAACCAACCTTTTAACATCCAAGCCCAGGTCTTTTGCAACGTCTCCGACAAACAGCCCTTTCCTCATCTCCTCTGGTATAGAATAACGAATTTGTCCGCTAACCGCAGCAACAACGCAGAAAAGCAAAATGGAGACTCTCCAATCCAATGAAGTCCCTTTGCTCTTCAGAATATCCATTTCTTCCCATAAATATAAGATCCAAAATTACACAGTTATCCGTACAGGGAGAGATGCCGCGTATCTCGCTCACAATATGGACCATATATTTTGTAGTCTTCAGTCAAATCAATGCAATGGCACCATTCATAGTAGAGCCTTAGTGAGTATAAGCACACAATCATCGCCTATTTTCCCTCAAAGACGGGCGGTGACTTGTGATAAGGCTGCTGTTAGACAAATAGTCTGCTTAGGCAACAGCACCACCAACAGTGACTAAGTAAAACAACATCATCATCGCTATTTGTGGACCAAGGCTCGAAGTGTCTGGTCTGTATAATCTAATGTATCCCAACTTTACAAGCCCTTAATGTTGCAGATCTACAACATCAAAATCCAGTGACgaataaaagagacaaaaataattaaagtcTGTCTAAAATGTCACTATTTGCagaatgaatattaaaatccttgattttccttcatttttatgttttctcagCATTTGATTACACAGTGAACTGGCCACTGTCACCACGTTGTGGGTAAGCCTGGGAAtactttgtattgttttggGCAGTGGTT is from Siniperca chuatsi isolate FFG_IHB_CAS linkage group LG8, ASM2008510v1, whole genome shotgun sequence and encodes:
- the LOC122880018 gene encoding LOW QUALITY PROTEIN: protocadherin gamma-A11-like (The sequence of the model RefSeq protein was modified relative to this genomic sequence to represent the inferred CDS: inserted 1 base in 1 codon) → MDILKSKGTSLDWRVSILLFCVVAAVSGQIRYSIPEEMRKGLFVGDVAKDLGLDVKRLVSGRARLVIDGDNQYVALNQNKGHIVVNERIDREKLCAKKSPCSFSLEIVLEDPLELFSITIEIQDVNDHAPAFPKKEINLEISESTPTGTVFLLDSAADPDVGINSLQSYSLKANHHFVLKQHTRADGSKYAEMMLQSGLDREKQSEHTLILTAVDGGEPQRSGTVRIHVSVLDANDNAPVFTQSVYKASVLENVLRGTVIARVSALDADQGYNGNVTYSFTHLEEDSSCPFEINSYTGEVKLTGDIDYEVSPNYEINLQAKDPWGVVGASKLIIEIADVNDNSPIITMASYSGKISEDSTPGTVVALISVQDKDSGKNGQVNLNIDENLPFKIKSSLRNYYTLVTEQRLDREKCFKYNITLTATDEGLPPLSSRKTVVLDVTDINDNAPAFSQSVYSTQVMENNSPSVTLLQIHATDPDQGQNARISYFLIDSEVNGNPVSAYFSINTQSGVIQSLRSLDYEQVKEYKIRVKAQDGGSPPLSTNTTVVVRVQDQNDNPPQVLYPVQTGGSLVAEMVPRSADVGYLVTKVVAVDVDSGQNAWLSYKLQKAADRALFEVGLQNGEIRTVRQVTDKDAVKQRLTVIVEDNGQPSRSATVIVNVAVADSXPEVLSEFTDFTHDKEYNDNLTFYLVLALAVVSFLFITCLVVIISVKIYRWRQSRILYHSSLL
- the LOC122880007 gene encoding protocadherin gamma-A3-like — encoded protein: MMATRRSLTYISLRWRLFYGLRRQIGLLMLLLHVVNMVGGQIRYSIPEEMKKGSVIGNVAQDLGLDLKRLRSGRARIVTGENIHYAELKTDKGILVVNERIDREQLCEEITPCSFSFEVILENPMELHRITVEVLDINDHAPVFPNKDKPISFEISESAVVGGQFPLQSAEDLDVGQNALQNYVLSPNDNFILKQHANPDGSKYCEIVLQKPLDREQRPHLSLKLIAVDGGTPQRSGTVNIDVTVLDANDNAPVFNQSVYKASVMENTMKGTSIITVNATDADSGSNGLISYSLSKMKGSAADIFRIDENTGTISVAGQIDYEKDRKYEVRVDAKDQGGLTGTSKVIFDVFDVNDNAPIINIMSFSSPVSEDARPGTTIAILNAKDADSEKNGQIKCSINGKLPFKIESSLTNYYNLVSDQHFDRESISDYNITITATDLGSPPLSSSTKLHLKISDVNDNAPLFDKNSYSAYITENNSPGISVFAVSTRDSDWNQNARISYILEDTQVSGSPVSTHVSLNSETGVLSAVRSFDYEQIKQLHLVVKAQDGGSPPLSSNVTVKIMIQDQNDNPPQVLYPVQTGGSLVAEMVPRSADVGYLVTKVVAVDVDSGQNAWLSYKLQKAADRALFEVGLQNGEIRTVRQVTDKDAVKQRLTVIVEDNGQPSRSATVIVNVAVADSFPEVLSEFTDFTHDKEYNDNLTFYLVLALAVVSFLFITCLVVIISVKIYRWRQSRILYHSSLPVIPYYPPRYSDTLGTGTLQHVYNYEVCRTTDSRKSDSKFGRAGSQNVLIMDPSSTGTMQRIQSEKSILDEPDSPLEVS